Proteins encoded in a region of the Bacillus sp. T3 genome:
- a CDS encoding cation:dicarboxylate symporter family transporter: MKKFGLAIQILIGLILGIAVGAIFYGNPAVQTYLQPIGDIFLRLIKMIVIPIVVASIIVGVAGTGDMKKLGKLGGKTLLYFEIVTTIAIIVGLVAANLFQPGKGIDMSELSKGDISKYVETTETVAHHSFMDTFVNIVPTNIFQSLMNGEMLAIIFFSVFFGIGIAAVGEKGKPVLDFFRGTADAMFYVTNQIMKFAPFGVFALIGVTVSKFGVTSLIPLGKLIIVVYATMLFFVFVVLGGIAKMHGIPFFGMLKLLKDELILSFSTASSETVLPKLIEKMEGFGCPKSITSFVIPTGYSFNLDGSTLYQALAALFIAQMYGIHMPISSQITLMLVLMLTSKGIAGVPGVSFVVLLATLGTVGIPVEGLAFIAGIDRILDMGRTAVNVVGNSLSAAVISKWEGEFRPQKAHVKVEKAS; the protein is encoded by the coding sequence ATGAAAAAGTTTGGATTAGCCATTCAAATTTTAATCGGGTTAATTTTAGGTATTGCAGTGGGGGCAATCTTTTATGGTAACCCTGCAGTTCAAACCTATTTACAACCGATCGGGGATATCTTCCTTCGACTCATTAAAATGATTGTTATACCAATCGTTGTTGCCAGCATCATTGTCGGTGTTGCAGGAACAGGTGACATGAAAAAGCTGGGTAAGCTAGGGGGTAAAACACTTCTCTATTTCGAGATTGTTACAACCATTGCTATTATTGTAGGGTTAGTTGCAGCAAACCTTTTCCAACCCGGCAAAGGAATTGATATGAGTGAGCTCTCTAAAGGAGATATCTCAAAATACGTAGAAACAACAGAAACAGTAGCCCATCACAGTTTTATGGATACGTTTGTGAATATCGTCCCTACAAATATTTTTCAATCTTTAATGAACGGTGAAATGCTGGCCATTATTTTCTTTTCTGTTTTCTTTGGAATCGGGATTGCTGCGGTTGGCGAAAAAGGCAAACCAGTTTTGGATTTTTTCCGTGGAACTGCAGATGCCATGTTTTATGTAACTAACCAAATCATGAAATTTGCTCCATTTGGTGTATTTGCTTTAATCGGAGTAACGGTTTCAAAATTTGGTGTCACATCACTTATTCCACTTGGCAAACTTATTATTGTTGTTTATGCAACTATGCTATTCTTTGTCTTTGTTGTTCTTGGCGGAATCGCAAAAATGCATGGTATTCCATTTTTCGGGATGCTTAAGCTATTAAAAGATGAATTAATCCTTTCATTCAGCACAGCTAGCTCTGAAACGGTCCTACCAAAATTAATTGAAAAAATGGAAGGCTTCGGCTGTCCAAAATCTATTACCTCATTTGTTATTCCAACTGGATATTCCTTTAACCTTGACGGTTCAACCTTGTATCAAGCATTAGCGGCTCTTTTCATTGCACAGATGTATGGAATTCATATGCCTATTAGTTCCCAAATCACGCTCATGTTAGTATTAATGCTTACTTCAAAAGGTATCGCTGGTGTTCCAGGTGTTTCGTTTGTTGTATTATTAGCGACTCTTGGCACTGTTGGTATTCCTGTTGAAGGCTTAGCATTCATTGCTGGTATAGACCGTATTCTTGATATGGGTCGAACAGCTGTGAATGTTGTCGGAAACTCCCTTTCAGCTGCTGTTATTTCAAAATGGGAAGGCGAATTTAGACCTCAAAAGGCTCATGTGAAAGTCGAAAAAGCATCATAA
- a CDS encoding mechanosensitive ion channel family protein, whose amino-acid sequence MEIWSTAILEFFKIDWETVKDYFLSLLITAVFSYMMVRFIRFFIHQFFKRTDIVDEKKENTIESVIRNTANYVLFFVIFFAAIKPFVSNLKEFIMAGGIIAAVIGFGAQKVINDLLSGMFIIFERTIQKGDFIHINEEIEGGTVEELGFRVVKIRLINGKLVTISNGEIRKLVNGSVDMRRVFESVIVSFDENPGRIKELLLEVCAQLNETHKHYLLVDRYTGEFREAYQLYGLHSLDVSPTGYKFSITATVKDVDYITAARETKELLAQTMYNHHVKMPAQQIVIQHAETREVLEQKQNMFKSE is encoded by the coding sequence ATGGAAATATGGTCAACTGCAATCTTAGAATTCTTTAAAATAGATTGGGAGACAGTGAAGGACTACTTTTTATCGTTATTAATAACAGCTGTTTTTTCATATATGATGGTTCGATTCATTCGCTTTTTTATCCATCAGTTTTTTAAACGAACAGATATTGTTGACGAAAAAAAAGAAAATACAATTGAAAGTGTTATCCGAAATACTGCAAACTATGTGTTGTTTTTTGTGATCTTTTTCGCAGCAATAAAGCCATTCGTCAGCAATTTAAAAGAGTTTATAATGGCGGGCGGAATTATCGCTGCTGTCATTGGTTTTGGTGCACAGAAGGTAATCAACGATCTTTTGAGCGGGATGTTTATCATTTTTGAACGGACCATCCAAAAAGGTGATTTTATTCATATTAATGAGGAAATTGAAGGTGGCACAGTTGAAGAATTGGGTTTCAGAGTTGTAAAAATTCGATTAATCAACGGGAAGTTAGTGACCATTTCTAATGGAGAAATTCGAAAACTGGTTAATGGTTCTGTTGATATGAGACGGGTTTTTGAAAGTGTGATTGTTTCCTTTGATGAGAATCCTGGAAGAATAAAAGAACTTTTACTGGAGGTTTGTGCACAGTTAAATGAAACCCATAAACATTATCTATTAGTCGATCGATATACTGGTGAATTTCGTGAAGCATACCAGTTATATGGGCTCCACTCATTGGATGTAAGTCCGACTGGCTACAAATTTTCCATTACCGCAACGGTTAAGGATGTAGATTACATAACTGCTGCTAGAGAAACAAAGGAACTGCTGGCACAAACAATGTATAATCACCATGTGAAAATGCCTGCTCAACAAATCGTGATCCAACATGCTGAGACAAGAGAAGTACTTGAACAAAAACAAAACATGTTTAAATCCGAATAA
- a CDS encoding competence protein ComK translates to MKTLERHVINKDTAAIVGEVDQHGKSYSIVYEGLDTFIVNMSPVCLIEHSLRYYCSSLKGACEGSRSIFGDVNMLPIIVYSPLEIYWFPCSSPYRPDGIWFALNHVVKFEKMNTKNTRVSLTYGHSLVLGMTKQRYVTRLQNAAWLRYIDLDRTGSLSFLLL, encoded by the coding sequence ATGAAAACGTTAGAAAGGCATGTAATTAACAAAGATACGGCAGCGATTGTTGGAGAGGTGGATCAACACGGTAAATCATATTCTATTGTCTATGAAGGATTAGATACCTTTATAGTGAATATGAGTCCGGTTTGTTTAATAGAACATAGTTTACGTTATTATTGTTCTAGCTTAAAGGGAGCATGTGAAGGGTCTCGTTCTATTTTTGGAGATGTGAATATGCTTCCAATTATTGTTTATTCTCCGCTAGAAATTTACTGGTTTCCTTGCTCTTCCCCGTATCGTCCTGATGGCATATGGTTTGCGCTCAATCATGTTGTCAAATTTGAAAAAATGAATACTAAAAATACGAGAGTTTCCTTAACTTATGGGCATTCCCTTGTATTAGGGATGACAAAACAACGGTATGTAACAAGGCTTCAGAATGCAGCTTGGTTAAGATATATTGATTTGGATCGGACCGGCTCGTTGAGCTTCCTTTTATTATGA
- a CDS encoding sulfate ABC transporter substrate-binding protein yields the protein MKKGGKTMKKTKNVFWKIGVLVAVLLVALAGCTSSQETSKEQTKTTDKEAKKDPVEILNVSYDPTRELYQEFNAEFAKNWEKKTGQKVTIQQSHGGSGKQARAVIDGLEADVVTLALAYDIDEIANINQQLDKDWQKQFKNNSTPYTSTIVFLVRKGNPKNIKDWDDLTKEGVSVITPNPKTSGGARWNYLAAWAFADKKFKGDEEKTKEFISKLYKNVEVLDSGARGSTTTFVERGIGDVLIAWENEAYLTLNELGKDKFEIVNPSLSILAEPPVAVVDKVVDKKGTREVAEAYLEYLYTDKGQEIAAKNYYRPRNEEILKKYDDQFPKIDLVNIDDDFGGWKKAQEKHFQDGGTFDQIYQP from the coding sequence ATAAAAAAAGGGGGAAAAACAATGAAAAAGACAAAAAATGTATTTTGGAAGATTGGCGTATTAGTAGCAGTGTTATTAGTGGCACTTGCCGGATGCACAAGCAGTCAAGAAACAAGCAAAGAACAAACAAAAACAACTGACAAAGAGGCTAAAAAAGACCCTGTAGAAATTCTAAATGTATCCTATGATCCAACAAGAGAGCTCTACCAAGAATTTAACGCAGAATTCGCGAAAAACTGGGAGAAGAAAACCGGACAAAAAGTTACAATTCAGCAATCACACGGAGGCTCAGGAAAACAAGCAAGGGCGGTTATTGATGGACTTGAAGCAGATGTTGTTACTCTAGCATTAGCCTATGATATTGATGAAATTGCAAATATCAATCAACAATTAGACAAGGATTGGCAAAAGCAATTTAAGAATAATTCAACACCATACACTTCGACCATTGTGTTTTTAGTCAGAAAAGGGAATCCAAAAAACATTAAAGATTGGGACGACTTAACGAAAGAGGGCGTGTCTGTCATTACGCCAAACCCAAAAACCTCTGGTGGGGCTAGATGGAATTATTTAGCTGCATGGGCTTTTGCAGACAAAAAGTTCAAAGGTGATGAGGAAAAAACAAAGGAATTTATTAGTAAACTATATAAAAACGTAGAAGTGCTAGATTCAGGTGCTCGTGGTTCGACTACTACTTTCGTTGAAAGAGGAATTGGTGATGTGTTAATTGCTTGGGAAAATGAAGCTTACTTAACACTAAATGAATTAGGAAAAGACAAATTTGAAATTGTTAATCCTTCATTAAGTATTTTAGCAGAACCACCAGTTGCGGTTGTAGACAAAGTAGTCGATAAAAAGGGAACTCGTGAAGTGGCAGAAGCATACTTGGAATACTTATATACGGATAAAGGTCAAGAAATTGCTGCGAAAAACTATTATCGTCCACGTAATGAAGAAATATTAAAGAAATACGATGATCAGTTTCCAAAAATCGACCTTGTAAATATTGATGATGACTTTGGCGGCTGGAAAAAAGCTCAAGAAAAGCATTTCCAAGATGGTGGAACGTTTGATCAAATTTATCAACCATAA